The DNA window TGGTGCCGGTCCGATCCGGTCAGCGGTGGATCGTCCGTCCGGCACACCGCGCGGTCCGGGTGGGCGGCCGGGCCGATCGGGCAGCGGGGGTGGAACCGGCAGCCGGGCGGTGGCTGGTGCGGGTCGGGTGGTTCGACGTCCAGCACCTCGATGCCGGTCTCGGCCGAGGCCGCCAGCTGGGGCACGGCGGCGACCAGCGATCGGGTGTAGGGGTGGGCGGGCGCGGCGAGCAGGTCGGCGGTGGCGGCGTGCTCGACCACCCGGCCGAGGTGCAGCACGGCGACCGCGTCGCTGACGTAGCGCACCACGGCCAGGTTGTGCGAGATGAACAGGATGGTCAGGCCGAGGCGGCGTTGCAGGTCCCGGACCAGGTTGAGGATCGCACCCTGCACCGAGACGTCCAGCGCCGAGGTGATCTCGTCGGCGATCAGCACCCGCGGTCGCACGGCCAGCGCCCTGGCGATGGACACCCGTTGCCGTTGGCCGCCGGACAGCTCGCGGGGTAGCCGTCCGGCCAGCTCGGTGTCCAGGGAGACCAGGGCCAGCAGGCGGTCGACCTCGGCGGCGCGGTCGGAGCGGGAGACGTGCCCGGCGGCGGTGACCGCCTCGCCGATGGTTTCGCCGATCCTCATCCTGGGGTCCAGCGAAGTGCTGGGATCCTGGAAGATCATCTGGACCTGGTGCCGGAACTCGCGTCGCCGGCTGCCCTTCGGCCGGGTGACGTCCTGGTCGCCGAGCAGGACCTGGCCGCCTTCGACCGGGGCCAGCCCGACGATCGCCCTCGCCAGCGTGGACTTCCCGGAGCCGGACTCGCCGACGAGGCCGAGCACCTGCCCGCTGGGCACGATCAGGTCCACCCGATCGGCCGCGATCAGCGAGCGGGTGCCGGACCGGTAGCGGACGGTCAGGCCGGTGGCGCGCAGTGTGGTCATGGCCTCGATCCGTTTTCGGTGTGGTGCGGGTGCCAGCAGGCGACGCGGTGCCCGGTGGCCAGGACGCGCA is part of the Amycolatopsis sp. CA-230715 genome and encodes:
- a CDS encoding ABC transporter ATP-binding protein encodes the protein MTTLRATGLTVRYRSGTRSLIAADRVDLIVPSGQVLGLVGESGSGKSTLARAIVGLAPVEGGQVLLGDQDVTRPKGSRRREFRHQVQMIFQDPSTSLDPRMRIGETIGEAVTAAGHVSRSDRAAEVDRLLALVSLDTELAGRLPRELSGGQRQRVSIARALAVRPRVLIADEITSALDVSVQGAILNLVRDLQRRLGLTILFISHNLAVVRYVSDAVAVLHLGRVVEHAATADLLAAPAHPYTRSLVAAVPQLAASAETGIEVLDVEPPDPHQPPPGCRFHPRCPIGPAAHPDRAVCRTDDPPLTGSDRHQVACHFAST